A window from Falco naumanni isolate bFalNau1 chromosome 3, bFalNau1.pat, whole genome shotgun sequence encodes these proteins:
- the CITED4 gene encoding cbp/p300-interacting transactivator 4: MAEHMMMSMSHGGTGLQSYRMGVSGLQGPPQHGQHVLRTLPAAGQMMPYGGAGMDGAMRSRPSLSGQMGHHQMQSAMMFNGPSQQQQYMGPVGTQQLMASMHLQKLNTQYQGHPLGMSNGPMGAGAQQYRAGPSQHPGMQHMPSPALTLNVMDTDLIDEEVLTSLVLELGLDRIQELPELFLGQNEFDFISDFVSKQQPSAISC, translated from the coding sequence ATGGCCGAGCACATGATGATGTCCATGAGCCACGGTGGCACCGGGCTGCAGAGCTACCGCATGGGAGTGagtgggctgcagggacccccgCAGCACGGACAGCATGTGCTGAGGACGCTGCCCGCGGCCGGCCAGATGATGCCCTACGGAGGGGCTGGTATGGACGGTGCGATGAGGTCGAGACCCAGCCTCAGCGGACAGATGGGCCACCACCAGATGCAGAGCGCGATGATGTTCAATGGCCCgagtcagcagcagcagtacaTGGGGCCGGTGGGCACCCAGCAGCTCATGGCTAGCATGCACCTACAAAAACTCAACACCCAGTACCAGGGTCACCCGCTGGGTATGAGCAACGGGCCCATGGGAGCTGGTGCCCAGCAGTACAGAGCGGGGCCAAGCCAGCACCCGGGCATGCAGCACATGCCCTCACCGGCACTGACCTTGAACGTTATGGACACTGATCTCATAGATGAGGAGGTCTTGACGTCCCTTGTCCTGGAACTGGGGTTGGACCGGATTCAGGAGCTGCCAGAGCTATTCTTGGGACAGAACGAGTTCGACTTCATTTCAGACTTTGTTAGCAAACAGCAGCCTAGTGCCATCAGCTGTTGA